A genomic window from Mustela erminea isolate mMusErm1 chromosome 16, mMusErm1.Pri, whole genome shotgun sequence includes:
- the LOC116574965 gene encoding heterogeneous nuclear ribonucleoprotein A1-like, whose protein sequence is MSKSESPKEPEQLRKLFLGVLSFETTDESLRSHFEQWGTLTDCVVMRDPNTKRSRGFGFGTYATVEEQYGKIEVIEIMTDQGSGKKRGFAFVTFDDHDSVEKIVIQKYHTVNGHNCEVRKALFKQEMASASSSQRGRSGSGNFGGGRGGDFGGNDNFGCGGNFSGRGGFGGSRGGGGYGGSGDGYNGFGNDGSNFGGGGSYNDFGNYNNQSSNFGPMKGGNFGGRSSGSYGGGGQYFAKPRNQGGYGGSSSSSSYGSGRRF, encoded by the exons ATGTCtaagtcagagtctcccaaagagcctgaacaGCTGCGGAAGCTCTTCCTCGGAGTtctgagctttgaaacaaccgatgagagtctgaggagccatTTTGAGCAATGGGGAACACTTACGGACTGTGTGGTAATGAGAGATCCGAACACCAAGCgctccagaggctttgggtttgGCACATATGCCactgtggaggag cagtatgggaaaatcgaagtgattgagatcatgactgaccaaggcagtggcaaaaagaggggttttgcttttgtaacatttgatgaccatgattctgtagagaagattgtcattcaaaaataccatactgtgaatggccacaactgtgaagtaaggaaagcGCTCTTTAAGCAAGAGATGGCTAGTGCTTCATCCAGCCAAAGAGGTcgaagtggttctggaaactttggtggtggtcgtggaggtgattttggtgggaatgacaactttggttgcggaggaaacttcagtggtcgaggtggctttggtggcagtcgaggtggtggtggatatggtggcagtggggatggctataacggatttggtaatgatggaagcaactttggaggtggcggaagctataatgattttggcaattacaacaatcaatcctcaaattttggacccatgaaaggaggcaattttggaggcagaagctctggcTCTTATGGTGGTGGAGGCCAATACTTTGCCAAACCACGAAACCAAGGTGGCTAtggtggttccagcagcagcagcagctatggcagtggcagaaggttttaa